The Microcystis panniformis FACHB-1757 region ACTGTAGGAGGCGATACAGCGCTCTCTCGCTTTTAGTCCTCGTGCATTAGCCGAGTCGAGATGATTAAAAACTTCTCTAATTATGACAGCTAGTTGCTCTGGCGATCTAGGTTCGACTAAATAGCCAATATCAGCTAAAATTTCGGGAATATCTGCCACTTTAGTGGAAATAATCGGTTTAGCCATCGCCATACCATCGGTGAGTTTAATCGGAAATTGGGCGTTAGCCGTGGCTTCATCCCTCTGGGGAACGATAATAGCATGAGCAGCGGCCACAACTTCCGGCATTCGATCGAGCGGTTGAGCAGGTAAATGAATTAACCAAGGTTGACCTTTTTCTAGCAAGCTATCCAGATAACCATCCCCGATTTGGCGACCACCGACCACCACCAATTTAAAATCAGGATCAGCAATTTTATCTAAAGCGATTAAGACATCTTCTAAACCTTTGTGGGGTCTAGCTGTACCCGGGAACATTAAGACTTTATACGCGGATAAACCGTATTTTTGACGACAAGCGACAGGATCGTAGAGATTGGGATCGAAAAGTTGCGTATCCTTGCCATTCGGTAAATAAATCCCCCCATAGCGCTTTTGCAAAAATTGATTATTAACCGTCACCGCATCAGCGCGGTTAATTAAATTTTCCATCCAATGCAGATAGAGAGGGTGATTCGGGTCCCTAAGCGCACCATTTTTTTTGAGGATATCCCTAGCTAATTGTCGAGGATAAGGACGATAGGACCATCGATCGCCACCAAACCAACTCATTTCCCAATCGTCAATATCGAGAATTAGGGGACGTGGGGAAAAAAAACGTTTCAGTAAACCGATGCCGAAACTGGTGGGACGGGGTTTAACCGCGTAGATAATCTCTCCGGAGAGGCGATCGAGTAAAGTTTTGATCTGGCCAAAAAACTGGGGATAATTATTGCCTTTGACCGATACCAGGGGTAAATTCCCCGGTGGGGTGGGATAGATTTCCCGGCCAAAAATCGGACCATAAACCGTCACCTGACAGTTTAGCTGTTGCAAGACTTGAGCAATCAAATAGACTCTTGTGCCACCACCACCGGATAAATCTGGTGCTAAAACAGAGATTTTTTTGTTCACGATCGCCGCTCAATCCAGATTATCTAGCACGATAGGAGAATGTTAATCGATGTTAACGTTCTTGTCAATCTTAAACGGACTTAACATTAATCCCCCCGGAGATAGACTAGACAAAGAAAACTAACATATACATAGCCGAGACGACTAACTGAGTAAACATCACTGGTAAACCGTAGCGCAGGAAGGTATGAAAAGTAATTTTGCCCCCGTGTTGTTCGGCGATGCCGGCGGCGACAATATTAGAAGAAGCCCCCACTAAAGTACCATTACCTCCTAGGGTGGCTCCATACATCATCGCATAGAAAAGCGGTAAAACTTCCGGGGGAAAAGAACCGGCATAATCGGGAGAAAGAACCTCCGTCCCGACTAAATTAACATTAACAAGGTACTGTTTCAGTAGTGGAACCATGGCCACCACTAGGGGAATATTCGGAACGACACTGGAAACAAAACCGACAAAAAACAGCAAGACTAGAGAACCTAAAAAGATATTTTTGCCTAAAATTATCGCCAGAAATCCCGATACACTATTAACTACCCCAGTTTTTTCTAAGCCGCCAATTAGGACAAAAATTGACATGAAAAATAATAGGGTACTCCAGTCCACATCTCGGAGAATATTATGCACCGTATCTATCTTCGATTGCTGGGCTAAAAGTAGGGCTAAAGCTGCCCCCATCAGAGCAACGGCAGCAGGAGCAATAGGTACGGGAAAAGATTCACCGACCACGAATAAAAATAAGACTAAAAAGACGATAATTCCCCCCAGAGCTAGGACGCGCGGATGATTAATTTGCGGATGGGGTAAGTCTTCTAAATGCTCGAATTTTGTCCGCCAGATTTTGGGGAATAACCAAGGTAACATAAGCAGAATGGTAATTACTGCCAGCGCACCACCTAAACTCAAACGCTGTAGGTATTCCATGAAGGTTATATTAATAGAATCACCGACGATATAAGTAGCAGGATCACCAACAATAGTTAATAATCCCGCACTGTTAGCCACGAAAACCATCAGGATTAAGAGCGGCACAAAATCCACACCTATATCCTGTGCCAATGGGGGAATTAAAGGTGCTAACAACATCACCGTGGTGGCGTTGGGCAATACCGCACAGATCGGGGTAGTAATAGCAACAATTCCTATTAGTAATAATTTGCCCTGTCCCTTGGCTAAAAGCACCATTTGTGCTGCTAAATAATCAAAAATTTTCGTTGGTTCAAAGGCTCTCACTAATACCATCACCCCAAAAAATAGGGCAAGAGTGCCATAACTGCGACTGATATAACCCACCGCTTCCTGGAGAGTCATGATATGGGTAAAAACTAAGATTAAAGCCCCCAGTAAAGCCGCTACGGTAATATGAAGCCACTCGAACATAATAACCACAATGACTGCAACAAAAGTCATCGCAGCAATCCACATTGGTAAAGATTCCAGCATTTTTGATCCTGTTTTTACTTTCGGTTTCTCGATAGGACTAAAAGTTTGCCCAAAGAATGTACAGCAAACTCATAGAAAATATGGTTATCTACGGAAAATCTTAAAATTGTTGCGATCGGTAATCTAACATGAAAATCCCCATAAACAATGTCTCCTTTGAGTTATGACTATCAAGTAGTCCCAGTGACATAACTGAACCGATCAAGACATTGCTAGGAATGTAGTGATGTTTCAGTCTTCCCCCCCACGCCTACGAAGTTAGCTGACGGGCTAGGATAGAGAGATATCCTTTTCTAGGCTAAAAAATCTAGAAATACGCCCCCAAATATGGTTCCTCCGCTCCGAATTTGTCTAGCTAATATCTAGCATAGAAACTTGGATTAGGCTGACTTACTCTGTTTAGTGATCCACCATAGCATACTAACCCCAAAAAAAACGATATAGCCCTATACCAGACCTATCCTGTCGGTTATCCCCCGGGTTGCTAGGATAGAACAATGATAAGCTAATAGCTAACGACTGACCGCCATAGCAGCCAGAAAAGAAATTTCTATGAATAGAAGACCCCGTTATACTCCTCCTCGATCGCGTGATCGTGATTATGACCGCTCCTATGGCGATGACTCCCGCGCTTCGTCCCCCGGTGGCCTATTGGCAAAATTGAACTATGCCATGATTGCCCTGATTGGTGGTATTTTTGTACTAGGAGTGGGTCTCGGTCTGGTATTCAGTTCTACTGCCAATTTTAGCCCCGAAAACGTCGCCTCCCGGGAAGTAATTGATCGCAGCGCCCCCAATGCGGAATTATGCGTGCAATTTGGGGCCAGTGCCATTGTCACCGATTTGCGGGTTTATGTCACCCTTAACCCCTTTAATGTTTTTGTCACCCAACCAGTCATGCAACCCGGTTGCGTTTTGCGACGCAATAACTGGTCAATTTTAGAACAACAAAAATTAGTCGATGGACAGCAGGTACAAAGTTGTAAAAACCGGATGAATACCTTTGGTTATACCGGCCCCTTGGAAGGCAAACCGAAAATCGATTGTATCTTCCAAAATGAAGCTGGGGGTAATCTTTTTGTTAATCCTGCTGGCGCTGTTGGCCCCAGACCAGATACAGATAAATTCTAAACCGGAAAAGATCGTTCTCCTGACTGCTGACTCCTGACCACTGACTCCTAATTAACTAAGTAGGTGGGGGAATTAAATATAAGATGAACGTAGGTTGGGTTGAAGCATGAAACCCAACCCCCGCATAGTTTACGCTACCGCTAACCCATCCTACAAATAATTGTGCCTCCCTACTTACGACAATTTTTGATTTTTACAAGAGGTCTAATGAGTTAGCCATTGGGCCGTAGTCACCACAAAAATTCCGCCAGCTTTTTTTAAAATAGGCTGAATTTTATCGATCAGACGACCAAGTTGTTCGTCACTATTACAAACCGTCATAATATAGCTACCACTGTAATCACAATCGAAGTCATCACAGGATAAACCTCGATCGCCTTTTCCCGAAGCATTGCCAAAGACGGTATAACCGGAAACTCCGACAACATCAAGAACGCTTAAGGTTTCTTCCAGAAAAGCATGACTAACAATTATGTCCACTTTTTTGACAGTTTGTAGGGAAGGATGGGGGGATTCAAGCATGGTAGTTCAGTAAAAAAGGGACAAGTGAAAGAGAACAATTTTGACAGGAATTATTTAAAAACCGCCGGGCCTTTTAGACTCCACAGCCAATGATTTTGATCATCTCTAGGTACAGAGGAATACCGATGATGATATTGAAAGGAAAAGTTAAAGCCAAGGCCATAGAAACGTATAAACTAGGATTAGCTTCAGGAACAGTCATTCTCATGGCCGCAGGAACAGCAATATAAGAGGCACTGGCACACAAAACAGCGAATAATAAAGCATTGCCCTGTTCAAATCCGAGAACCTTAGCGATGAGAATCCCCACCATAGCATTGATGACGGGAATGAACACCGAGAAACCGATGAGAAAAGAACCAGTTTTGCCTAATTCTCGAATTCTTTTCGCAGCCACTAATCCCATATCTAGGAGAAAGAAAGTTAAAGCACCATAAAAAATCCCTTGAGTGAAAGGTTGTAATTTTTCCCAGCCTCTTTCCCCCGTGAGCATACCAATAACAACACTACCGACTAAGAGAAATACCGAACCATTTAAAAAGGCTTCATGTAGAACCTTTGACCAAGAAAACGCTTCTTCTTCGCCATTTTTCTCTTTAAAGACTCGCACCAGGATTAAACCCACTACAATCGCCGGCGATTCCATTAAAGCTAAGGCCGCTACCATGTGACCGCCATAGGAAATATGAAGTTTTTCTAAAAAAGAACTGGCGGTGATGAAAGTAACGGCACTAATGGAACCATAGGCTGCTGCGATCGCTGCTGCATTGGCACTATCGAGTTTAATTTTCAGGATAAAGAAAGTGTAAATGGGAACGATGCAAGCCATAACCACAGAGGCAATCAAAGTTAAAGCAATTTGGTTATTGATGCCACTTTCCGCTAGTTCATAACCTCCCTTGAAACCAATCGCCATCAACAGATAGAGAGAAAAGAGTTTAGGCAGTGGTTGGGGAATCTCTAGGTCGGATTTAAAAAATACTGCCAGCATTCCTAAGAAAAAGAACAAAACCGGCGGATTGAGAATATTGAACAGGATTAAGCTGCCATCCATAGGTTTGCGTACATTGAGTTATTTCAATCTATACTATTCGATTTTGAGAATACTGGGGAAATGTTAAGTAGTCGTGCAAAATTAATTTCCTAGTCGAGACTCCGAGACTCCGAGACTCCGAGACTCCGAGACTCCGAGACGGGAGATGAACGTAGGTTGGGCTGAAGCATGAAACCCAACGCCCGATTATGTTACGCTACCACTAACCCATCCTACAAATAATTGTGCCTCCCTACTTAAGATGGGTGATGTTTCAGTGATCAGAACGTAGGTTGGGTTGAAGCATGAAACCCAACGCCCGATTATGTTACGCTACCACTAACCCATCCTACAAATAATTGTGCCTCCCTACTTAAGATGGGTGATGTTTCAGTGATCAGTGATCACTGATCTTGAAGCCGTCAGCTTTTCTCCCCTCTCCCCTCTCCCTTTTCCTCCTCTACAATAGACCTTTTGTAAAAACCAAAAATTGTTGCTAGGGTTAGGAGTCAGTAGTCAGTAGTCAGTAGTCAGGAGAATTAAAAATGAATAATAATCAGTTAAATGGTCTATTTACACACTTTATGCCATTTAATCGGCTCTTCTCGACTTTGTGTGATAATTTTTGCTTATGGAATCGTGAAATGTTTACTGGGAAAGACTTTTAGGACTATTTTGCGGATATTCTATCAGTATAGACCTAGTTTCCACACAGAAACCAGAAGAGCCTTTAATCCTTATTTTTGCCGTTTTTGAACCCTGAAAAATTAATTATGCAAGAGGTTTAATAATTACTCGCAGCCAGAAATACGTTGTTTATTATCATACTTTGTGCTTTTTGTCAAAAAAACTTTTTTTTTGCAATAAAACTACACAAAAAAAAGATCATCGTTGTGGGTGAAATTGACTGATTTAACCGTCTTAATTGGGATTACCTTCTAGGTGTGGCAAAGGTTTCAACCATTGCTGCCCAAAAAAGCATAGAATAACCCATTATGAAATTCAGTAAAATCGCTGTAACTATGATAACATCGTTGTTAAATAAAAATCTTTCTCAATTAATTCTTAAGAATTTATAAATATTGCGGAATGTTAATTTAAATATTCTCAAGTTTTTGCAGTCAATAAATAACTTTTGCTTATATTTGTCAGAAAATAGAACTCCTGCAAAAATCCCACATCTACTATTGGGTTAGGAGTCAGTGATCAGTGATCAGTGATCAGTGATCAGTGATCAGTGATCAGTGATCAGTGATCAGTGATCAGTTATCAGTTAACTGAGAAAACTCCCCACACCCCACACCCCTCTCCCGTTCCCCGCTCGCGTTCCCCGATAAATGCCAAAAATCCAGCTTAAAACCCCAAAATCCCCACATCTTGCCGCCATGGTAGCACTTGATCGCACCAGTCTCGGCGGTATCTGGACGTTATCGGGATATCAACGGGAATTAAACAGCCCCAACAGTGAATTATTAATTCTTACCCTGGACGGGGAGGACGAAACCCTAATCGGATTAGCTTGTTCTTGGGCAATTCTCGAAGAAGCGCATATTACCCTCCTGGCAATTTATCCCGACTATCAAAGACAAGGATTAGGAAAACTGCTTCTCTACAAACTGCTTGAGAAAGCTGTACAAAGACAACTGGAAAGGGCTACGCTAGAGGTGAGGGTATCGAACCAGTCAGCGATCGCGCTCTACGAGCATTTTGGCTTCCGCATCGCTGGAGAGCGTAAAAATTATTATCCGCAAACTGGCGAATCGGCCCTAATTTTCTGGCGCAACGATCTACAAACGGCCGCTTTTCAGGAACAATTAAGCAAGTGGCGACAAGAAATCCTCTCAAGACTGGCGCAGGGAGAGTGGCAATTAGAGGAAGAAACCAGAGCCAAAATAGATACCATGGGGATGTCATGATTACTTACCAGCTTAAATCAGGTCGAGGTTAGGGAAAAATGAGGATTTTAGTGTTGGCGTGGGAATTTCCACCGCGATTAGTGGGCGGTATCGCCCGTCATGTCGCTGAACTCTATCCCGAAATCGTCAAACTCGGTCATGAAGTCCATTTAATCACGATCGAATTCGGTCAGGCCCCCAGTTACGAACTGGTCGAAGGCATTCACATCCACCGCGTCCCCGTCCCCCCCGGCAATGACTTTTTCCATTGGGTGGTCAACATGAATAACAGCATGGGGCAACAGGGCGGCAAACTAATCGCCGAATACGGAAAATTTGACCTTGTTCATGCCCACGATTGGTTAGTAGGGGATGCGGCCATTGCCATGAAACATCTCTTTAAAATCCCCCTGATTGCCACTATTCACGCCACGGAATACGGACGTTATAACGGACTGCACACCGACACCCAACGCTATATCGCCGGCAAAGAGGGAACCCTCGTCTATAATGCTTGGCGCGTTATCGTCTGTACCGGCTATATGCGTCATGAAGTCCATCGGGCTTTGGGCGCACCCTGGGATAAGATCGATGTGGTTTATAACGGTATTCGGGCCGAGAAAAAGCAAAGAGACCCTAACTTTGATTACCGAGCTTTTCGTCGTCAATATGCCGAAGATCACGAAAAAATCGTCTATTATGTCGGGCGCATGACCTTTGAAAAGGGGGTTTCGGTGTTACTCAACGCTGCCCCAAAAGTCCTCGCTCAGACCGAGGCTAAAACTAAATTTGTGATTATCGGTGGCGGCAATACCGACAAACTTAAACAACAGGCTTGGCATCTCGGTATCTGGCATCATTGTTATTTTACGGGCTTTATGTCCGATGAAAACCTCGATCGCTTCCAAACCGTGGCCGATTGTGCCGTTTTTCCCAGTCTTTACGAACCTTTTGGCATTGTCGCCCTGGAAAGTTTCGCCGCTAGGGTTCCCGTGGTAGTTTCCGATACCTGCGGTTTTCCCGAAGTTGTCCGTCATGGTCAAACGGGAATTGTCACCCGGGTCAATAATCCCGATTCCCTCGCTTGGGGCATTTTGGAGGTTTTAAATCATCCCGAATACGCCCACGAATTAGCTAATAACGCCTACGAAGACCTAGAAAAACGCTTTC contains the following coding sequences:
- a CDS encoding glycosyltransferase family 4 protein, which encodes MRILVLAWEFPPRLVGGIARHVAELYPEIVKLGHEVHLITIEFGQAPSYELVEGIHIHRVPVPPGNDFFHWVVNMNNSMGQQGGKLIAEYGKFDLVHAHDWLVGDAAIAMKHLFKIPLIATIHATEYGRYNGLHTDTQRYIAGKEGTLVYNAWRVIVCTGYMRHEVHRALGAPWDKIDVVYNGIRAEKKQRDPNFDYRAFRRQYAEDHEKIVYYVGRMTFEKGVSVLLNAAPKVLAQTEAKTKFVIIGGGNTDKLKQQAWHLGIWHHCYFTGFMSDENLDRFQTVADCAVFPSLYEPFGIVALESFAARVPVVVSDTCGFPEVVRHGQTGIVTRVNNPDSLAWGILEVLNHPEYAHELANNAYEDLEKRFHWANLARQTETVYGLVVQERQLVEWR
- the rimI gene encoding ribosomal protein S18-alanine N-acetyltransferase; the encoded protein is MPKIQLKTPKSPHLAAMVALDRTSLGGIWTLSGYQRELNSPNSELLILTLDGEDETLIGLACSWAILEEAHITLLAIYPDYQRQGLGKLLLYKLLEKAVQRQLERATLEVRVSNQSAIALYEHFGFRIAGERKNYYPQTGESALIFWRNDLQTAAFQEQLSKWRQEILSRLAQGEWQLEEETRAKIDTMGMS
- a CDS encoding DUF3172 domain-containing protein, producing MNRRPRYTPPRSRDRDYDRSYGDDSRASSPGGLLAKLNYAMIALIGGIFVLGVGLGLVFSSTANFSPENVASREVIDRSAPNAELCVQFGASAIVTDLRVYVTLNPFNVFVTQPVMQPGCVLRRNNWSILEQQKLVDGQQVQSCKNRMNTFGYTGPLEGKPKIDCIFQNEAGGNLFVNPAGAVGPRPDTDKF
- a CDS encoding P-II family nitrogen regulator; this encodes MLESPHPSLQTVKKVDIIVSHAFLEETLSVLDVVGVSGYTVFGNASGKGDRGLSCDDFDCDYSGSYIMTVCNSDEQLGRLIDKIQPILKKAGGIFVVTTAQWLTH
- a CDS encoding ArsB/NhaD family transporter, whose product is MLESLPMWIAAMTFVAVIVVIMFEWLHITVAALLGALILVFTHIMTLQEAVGYISRSYGTLALFFGVMVLVRAFEPTKIFDYLAAQMVLLAKGQGKLLLIGIVAITTPICAVLPNATTVMLLAPLIPPLAQDIGVDFVPLLILMVFVANSAGLLTIVGDPATYIVGDSINITFMEYLQRLSLGGALAVITILLMLPWLFPKIWRTKFEHLEDLPHPQINHPRVLALGGIIVFLVLFLFVVGESFPVPIAPAAVALMGAALALLLAQQSKIDTVHNILRDVDWSTLLFFMSIFVLIGGLEKTGVVNSVSGFLAIILGKNIFLGSLVLLFFVGFVSSVVPNIPLVVAMVPLLKQYLVNVNLVGTEVLSPDYAGSFPPEVLPLFYAMMYGATLGGNGTLVGASSNIVAAGIAEQHGGKITFHTFLRYGLPVMFTQLVVSAMYMLVFFV
- a CDS encoding glycosyltransferase encodes the protein MNKKISVLAPDLSGGGGTRVYLIAQVLQQLNCQVTVYGPIFGREIYPTPPGNLPLVSVKGNNYPQFFGQIKTLLDRLSGEIIYAVKPRPTSFGIGLLKRFFSPRPLILDIDDWEMSWFGGDRWSYRPYPRQLARDILKKNGALRDPNHPLYLHWMENLINRADAVTVNNQFLQKRYGGIYLPNGKDTQLFDPNLYDPVACRQKYGLSAYKVLMFPGTARPHKGLEDVLIALDKIADPDFKLVVVGGRQIGDGYLDSLLEKGQPWLIHLPAQPLDRMPEVVAAAHAIIVPQRDEATANAQFPIKLTDGMAMAKPIISTKVADIPEILADIGYLVEPRSPEQLAVIIREVFNHLDSANARGLKARERCIASYSTTAMATTLSGIITSLEGKY
- a CDS encoding sodium-dependent bicarbonate transport family permease, coding for MDGSLILFNILNPPVLFFFLGMLAVFFKSDLEIPQPLPKLFSLYLLMAIGFKGGYELAESGINNQIALTLIASVVMACIVPIYTFFILKIKLDSANAAAIAAAYGSISAVTFITASSFLEKLHISYGGHMVAALALMESPAIVVGLILVRVFKEKNGEEEAFSWSKVLHEAFLNGSVFLLVGSVVIGMLTGERGWEKLQPFTQGIFYGALTFFLLDMGLVAAKRIRELGKTGSFLIGFSVFIPVINAMVGILIAKVLGFEQGNALLFAVLCASASYIAVPAAMRMTVPEANPSLYVSMALALTFPFNIIIGIPLYLEMIKIIGCGV